One genomic segment of Helianthus annuus cultivar XRQ/B chromosome 14, HanXRQr2.0-SUNRISE, whole genome shotgun sequence includes these proteins:
- the LOC110908054 gene encoding 7-deoxyloganetin glucosyltransferase has product MGSNQKQPHALVISFPAQGHINPMLKLAKILHSKGFLITFVNTEFNHQRLLRSLGSNVICGLPSFCFETIPDGLPLPESLDDTQDIPSLCRSIEETCLGPFKSLIAKVGASYTPVTCIVADAMMSFTMDAARELDVPEILVWTSGAGSMICIYDQFPYLLKKGLMPLKDSSFLTNGYLDTIIDCIPCCLSGMRLRDIPPCIRMINPGDDYMVKFICLQVERAKTSSAIIFNTFDELDRDILDTISATYPPCYGVGPFNLLEKTIVDESLASIQSNLWKEDQGCLKWLDLKTSSSVIYVNFGSIAVMTSQQLIEFAWGLAKSGHSFLWIIRPDLVIGESAVLPCDFATETRERGYFASWCPQEQVLNHPSVGGFLTHSGWNSTIESISSGVPMICWPVFAEQQTNCWSSCNKWGVGMAIDNNVKSDEVAKLVIELLNGEKGKEMRKKAIEWKKKAEESCVVPSGSSIANLNKVIHLLQTSSK; this is encoded by the exons ATGGGTTCTAATCAAAAGCAGCCACATGCATTGGTCATATCATTCCCAGCACAAGGACATATTAATCCTATGCTAAAACTTGCCAAAATCCTACATTCCAAAGGCTTTCTTATCACCTTCGTCAACACCGAGTTTAACCACCAGCGCCTCCTTAGATCGCTGGGCTCTAACGTCATATGCGGCCTCCCTTCCTTCTGCTTCGAAACCATTCCGGATGGCCTCCCTTTGCCAGAGAGCCTTGATGACACTCAAGATATTCCATCCCTATGCAGGTCTATCGAGGAAACTTGTTTGGGTCCGTTTAAAAGTCTCATTGCCAAAGTCGGTGCTTCCTATACACCAGTGACTTGCATAGTCGCTGACGCGATGATGAGCTTCACCATGGATGCCGCTAGGGAATTGGATGTCCCCGAGATACTCGTATGGACCAGTGGAGCTGGTTCAATGATATGTATCTATGATCAGTTTCCTTATCTATTAAAGAAAGGTTTGATGCCACTCAAAG ATTCCAGTTTTCTAACAAATGGGTATCTGGATACTATCATAGATTGTATACCATGTTGCTTATCCGGAATGCGCCTGAGAGATATTCCACCATGCATTAGAATGATCAATCCTGGTGACGACTATATGGTTAAATTTATATGTTTACAAGTAGAGAGAGCAAAAACATCTTCTGCCATCATTTTTAACACGTTTGACGAGCTAGATCGTGACATTTTGGACACAATTTCTGCAACATATCCTCCATGTTATGGAGTTGGTCCATTTAACTTACTGGAGAAGACGATTGTTGATGAATCTCTGGCATCCATCCAATCAAACCTTTGGAAAGAAGATCAAGGATGTTTAAAATGGCTAGACTTGAAAACATCATCATCGGTCATTTATGTCAACTTTGGTAGCATCGCCGTGATGACATCTCAACAACTAATTGAGTTTGCTTGGGGTCTTGCGAAAAGTGGCCATTCGTTCTTGTGGATTATACGTCCTGACCTTGTTATTGGCGAGTCTGCTGTTCTTCCCTGTGACTTTGCAACGGAAACTAGAGAAAGAGGGTATTTTGCTAGTTGGTGTCCACAAGAACAAGTTCTAAATCACCCTTCAGTAGGAGGGTTTTTAACGCACAGTGGATGGAACTCGACGATTGAAAGCATTTCTAGTGGAGTGCCAATGATTTGTTGGCCGGTTTTCGCTGAACAACAAACGAATTGTTGGTCGAGTTGCAACAAATGGGGTGTTGGAATGGCGATAGACAATAACGTGAAGAGTGATGAAGTTGCTAAGCTTGTGATTGAGTTGTTGAATGGAGAAAAGGGAAAGGAAATGAGGAAGAAAGCAATTGAATGGAAGAAGAAGGCTGAGGAGTCATGTGTTGTTCCGTCTGGATCATCCATAGCTAACCTCAATAAAGTTATTCATCTACTACAAACATCTTCAAAGTAG